Proteins encoded in a region of the Acidobacteriota bacterium genome:
- a CDS encoding DNA-3-methyladenine glycosylase: MACSYRVLPRAFFDASPLQVAPALLGKLLIRRQQGRERRVRLVETEAYLGSGDAAAHSAVGRTARNAVLFGPPGHLYIYLIYGMHLCLNVSTLPDGQAGGVLFRAAEEEGVPPLTLSGPGRLARALDVTRASNGCDLTKRGEIFLADDGFRPEEIIVTPRVGIRKAALLPNRFLLPGHAAVTRPRGPVLETLRDSS, from the coding sequence ATGGCCTGCAGCTATAGGGTCTTGCCGCGGGCGTTTTTTGACGCCAGCCCGCTGCAGGTCGCCCCGGCGTTGCTGGGCAAACTCCTGATCCGGCGCCAGCAGGGCCGCGAGCGGCGCGTGCGGCTGGTGGAGACGGAAGCCTACCTGGGCAGCGGCGATGCAGCGGCGCATTCGGCCGTGGGGCGCACCGCGCGCAATGCGGTTTTATTCGGGCCACCCGGCCACCTCTACATCTACCTGATCTACGGGATGCATTTATGCCTCAACGTCTCGACGCTGCCGGATGGGCAGGCAGGCGGGGTGCTGTTCCGCGCGGCCGAAGAAGAGGGTGTGCCGCCACTGACGCTCTCCGGGCCGGGCCGGCTGGCACGGGCGCTGGACGTAACCCGGGCCAGCAACGGATGCGACCTGACGAAGAGGGGAGAGATTTTTCTGGCCGACGACGGCTTCCGGCCAGAGGAGATCATAGTGACGCCGCGCGTCGGCATCCGCAAAGCCGCGCTGCTGCCGAACCGGTTTCTGCTCCCGGGCCACGCTGCGGTGACACGGCCGCGCGGGCCGGTGCTGGAGACGCTGCGCGACAGTAGCTGA
- a CDS encoding cell division protein ZapA yields MTGKLSTRVSIYDQNYSIGGGDSATIERLAERVDTKMRQVAKETHVVDSLRVAVLAAINFADENEALRGEVEKLQREVGERARALTADLDHLLDRAG; encoded by the coding sequence ATGACGGGCAAACTCAGCACGCGCGTCAGCATTTACGATCAGAACTACTCGATCGGCGGCGGCGACAGCGCCACCATTGAGCGTCTGGCCGAGCGCGTCGACACCAAGATGCGGCAGGTGGCCAAAGAAACGCACGTGGTCGACTCGTTGCGGGTGGCCGTGCTGGCAGCGATCAACTTCGCCGATGAGAACGAGGCGCTGCGCGGCGAGGTGGAAAAACTGCAACGCGAGGTGGGCGAGCGCGCGCGGGCGCTGACAGCGGATCTCGACCACCTGCTCGACCGGGCGGGGTAG
- the galU gene encoding UTP--glucose-1-phosphate uridylyltransferase GalU has translation MPTPPKPIRKAVFPAAGLGTRFLPATKAQPKEMLALVDKPIIQYGVEEALDSGIDEIVIITGRGKNSIEDHFDVSFELERMLEEKGKTDLLAVVREVSDMIHVAYVRQKEALGLGHAVLAAENLVGEEPFAVLLADDVIDAQVPVMRQMLDVYEATGASVVAVEKIAGEAISSYGVVKPAPATDRLRPDQFLGPVVRVADVMEKPRLAQAPSDLAVVGRYLLTPGIFKHLRRQQRGAGGEIQLTDAMRALAQEEPFYAYQFQGRRHDTGDKLGFLQATVELALKREDLGAAFRQYLHGLQL, from the coding sequence ATGCCGACCCCGCCCAAACCAATCCGCAAAGCCGTGTTTCCCGCCGCCGGGCTGGGAACGCGCTTTCTGCCGGCCACCAAGGCGCAGCCCAAAGAGATGCTGGCGCTGGTCGACAAGCCCATCATTCAATACGGCGTCGAAGAAGCGCTGGACAGCGGCATCGACGAAATTGTGATCATCACCGGCCGGGGTAAGAACTCGATTGAGGATCACTTCGACGTCAGCTTCGAGCTGGAACGGATGCTGGAGGAGAAGGGCAAAACCGACCTGCTGGCGGTGGTGCGGGAAGTGAGCGACATGATCCATGTCGCCTACGTACGGCAAAAGGAGGCGCTCGGCCTGGGGCACGCCGTGCTGGCCGCGGAAAACCTGGTAGGCGAGGAACCGTTCGCGGTACTGCTGGCCGACGATGTGATTGATGCGCAAGTGCCGGTGATGCGGCAGATGCTGGACGTGTATGAAGCCACGGGCGCCAGCGTGGTGGCGGTGGAAAAAATTGCGGGCGAAGCGATTTCCAGTTACGGCGTCGTCAAGCCCGCGCCGGCCACCGACCGGCTACGGCCGGATCAGTTTCTGGGGCCGGTGGTGCGGGTGGCGGATGTAATGGAGAAGCCCCGGCTGGCGCAGGCGCCTTCGGATTTAGCGGTGGTGGGACGGTATCTGCTGACGCCGGGCATTTTCAAGCATCTGCGGCGGCAGCAACGCGGGGCCGGAGGGGAAATCCAGCTCACCGACGCCATGCGGGCGCTGGCGCAGGAAGAGCCCTTCTACGCCTACCAGTTCCAGGGCCGGCGGCACGACACCGGCGACAAGCTCGGCTTCTTGCAGGCGACCGTGGAGCTGGCGCTGAAGCGCGAGGATCTGGGCGCCGCGTTCCGCCAGTACCTGCATGGCCTGCAGCTATAG
- a CDS encoding ferredoxin--NADP reductase: MDTAKYFPAVITARHDLSGDLWTVRLRLPQPFPFRPGQYATLAVEDENGIHERPYSVVSSPLEEEMELFFELVPHGELTPLLYRLQVGDTVHVRRSAKGLFQLDRKRGHAQHLMVATVTGIAPFVSMLRSWARDAAWAPEGTRMVLIQAGSRSWEFGYAEELQQLAARLPNVGVTLAISRPWEDPAWAGERGRAEDLVRKYADAAGFAAGHTAAYLCGHPQMIENTKGILTRCGYPKADLHEEVYFILPKVAAGA; encoded by the coding sequence ATGGACACAGCCAAATACTTCCCTGCTGTGATTACCGCCCGCCACGACTTGAGCGGCGATTTGTGGACGGTGCGGCTGCGGCTGCCGCAGCCGTTTCCGTTCCGCCCGGGCCAGTACGCGACCTTGGCGGTGGAAGATGAAAACGGAATCCATGAGCGGCCGTACTCGGTCGTCTCCAGCCCCCTGGAAGAAGAAATGGAGCTGTTCTTCGAGCTGGTGCCCCACGGTGAGCTGACGCCGCTGCTCTACCGGCTGCAGGTGGGCGACACCGTGCATGTACGGCGCTCCGCCAAGGGTCTGTTTCAACTGGACCGCAAACGCGGCCACGCGCAGCACCTGATGGTGGCCACGGTCACCGGCATCGCGCCCTTCGTGAGCATGTTGCGAAGCTGGGCACGGGATGCCGCCTGGGCGCCCGAGGGCACGCGCATGGTGCTGATTCAGGCGGGCAGCCGCTCGTGGGAGTTCGGCTACGCGGAGGAGCTGCAGCAATTGGCAGCGCGGCTGCCGAATGTGGGCGTGACGCTGGCGATTTCGCGACCGTGGGAAGATCCGGCGTGGGCAGGCGAGCGCGGACGCGCCGAAGATCTCGTGCGCAAATACGCGGACGCGGCGGGCTTTGCCGCGGGTCACACGGCGGCGTATCTGTGCGGGCACCCCCAAATGATCGAGAACACCAAGGGGATTCTGACGCGCTGCGGTTACCCCAAGGCGGATCTGCACGAAGAGGTGTACTTCATTCTGCCGAAGGTGGCGGCGGGAGCCTAA
- the selD gene encoding selenide, water dikinase SelD, whose translation MRRLTELARACGCAAKLSPQMLEAVLPGLHGFHDPNLLVGFEGAEDAAVYRLPPSAPANSALVQTLDFFTPIVDDPGDFGAIAAANALSDVYAMGGRPVLALSILAYPPGEGTELLQRILEGGLEILAEARCALGGGHSLRDDELKFGYSVTGLIDATRVLRNSGARAGDQLCLTKSIGTGVLTTALKRGEPLDPADFAAAVRSMRTLNREAAAAALAAGAHAATDVTGFGLLGHAREMARASGVHLRLEAAAVPLLPGARACALTCQSQGLHNNQAFVSPDVEFTGAIPDDLQALLFDPQTSGGLLVSLPAAAAPGFPGVCIGRVEPARPDAPCLTVV comes from the coding sequence ATGCGGCGTTTGACCGAACTGGCGCGCGCCTGCGGCTGCGCCGCCAAGCTCAGCCCGCAGATGCTGGAGGCCGTCCTGCCGGGATTGCACGGCTTTCACGACCCCAATTTGCTGGTAGGTTTTGAGGGCGCCGAAGACGCTGCCGTCTATCGCCTGCCGCCCTCGGCCCCGGCCAACTCCGCCCTGGTCCAGACCCTCGATTTCTTCACGCCCATCGTGGATGATCCTGGCGACTTCGGCGCCATCGCCGCCGCCAACGCCCTCAGCGATGTTTATGCCATGGGCGGGCGTCCCGTCCTGGCGCTGTCCATTCTGGCCTATCCGCCCGGCGAGGGCACCGAACTGCTGCAGCGCATCCTCGAAGGCGGTCTGGAAATCCTCGCCGAGGCGCGCTGCGCGCTCGGCGGCGGCCACAGCCTGCGCGACGACGAGCTGAAATTCGGCTACAGCGTCACCGGCCTGATCGATGCCACGCGCGTGCTGCGCAACAGTGGCGCCCGCGCCGGCGATCAGTTGTGTCTGACGAAATCCATCGGCACCGGCGTGCTCACGACTGCGCTCAAGCGCGGTGAGCCCCTCGACCCCGCTGATTTTGCGGCCGCCGTCCGCTCCATGCGCACGCTCAATCGAGAGGCCGCCGCTGCCGCTCTGGCCGCCGGCGCGCACGCGGCCACCGATGTCACCGGCTTCGGCCTGCTCGGCCACGCCCGCGAGATGGCGCGCGCCAGCGGCGTGCATCTGCGCCTGGAGGCGGCGGCCGTGCCCTTGCTGCCTGGCGCCCGCGCCTGCGCTCTCACGTGCCAGTCGCAGGGCCTGCACAACAACCAGGCTTTTGTATCCCCCGACGTAGAGTTCACCGGTGCGATCCCGGACGACCTGCAAGCGCTTCTCTTCGATCCGCAAACCAGCGGCGGCCTGCTGGTCAGTCTTCCGGCCGCGGCCGCCCCCGGCTTTCCCGGCGTCTGCATCGGCCGTGTCGAACCCGCACGCCCGGATGCCCCCTGCCTGACTGTAGTCTAA